The Gloeocapsa sp. DLM2.Bin57 genome includes a region encoding these proteins:
- the speB gene encoding agmatinase — MLSTSTPTVEQFLASEAETTYQDAKVVILPIPFESTTTYRQGCENGPDALLTASYQLEAYDDELEREICLECGIYTCEAIADTRKDPTLTPETMLTETTNRVTELLADNKFVIAIGGEHSITSGVVKAYQQQLQEPFTVIQIDAHGDMRHSYEGSIYNHACVMRRVLDMGLPTLPVGIRSICKEEAELIKNNNIPVIWARDIAKDYNWIEQAIASITTPKVFITIDVDGIDPSLMCGVGTPEPGGLNWYGLTNFLRRVFETHQVIGCDVMELAPVNDSVVSEFTTAKLVYKLIGYHHLFNQSA, encoded by the coding sequence ATGTTATCAACTTCCACCCCTACTGTAGAACAGTTTTTAGCCTCAGAAGCAGAGACTACCTATCAAGACGCTAAAGTAGTAATTTTACCCATACCTTTTGAAAGTACCACTACTTATCGCCAAGGATGTGAAAATGGACCTGATGCTTTATTAACAGCATCCTATCAACTCGAAGCTTATGACGATGAGTTAGAAAGAGAAATCTGTTTAGAATGTGGTATTTATACCTGTGAAGCGATCGCCGATACTAGAAAAGATCCCACCCTGACACCAGAAACGATGCTAACAGAAACCACCAACAGAGTAACAGAATTACTCGCAGATAATAAATTTGTCATCGCTATTGGTGGGGAACATAGTATCACCAGTGGAGTAGTTAAAGCTTACCAACAACAACTACAAGAGCCTTTTACAGTGATACAAATAGACGCTCATGGAGATATGCGTCATAGTTACGAAGGTTCAATCTATAATCACGCTTGCGTAATGCGACGTGTCTTAGATATGGGATTACCAACCTTACCCGTAGGGATTCGCAGTATCTGTAAAGAAGAAGCAGAATTAATCAAAAATAACAATATACCTGTAATTTGGGCAAGAGATATCGCTAAAGACTATAACTGGATTGAACAAGCGATCGCTTCCATCACAACCCCCAAAGTATTTATTACCATCGATGTAGATGGAATTGATCCTAGTTTAATGTGTGGAGTAGGTACACCCGAACCGGGGGGGTTAAATTGGTATGGGTTGACTAATTTTTTGCGCAGAGTCTTTGAAACCCACCAAGTCATTGGTTGTGATGTCATGGAATTAGCCCCAGTTAACGACTCTGTGGTCTCAGAATTTACCACCGCTAAACTAGTCTATAAATTAATTGGTTATCACCATCTGTTTAATCAATCCGCGTGA